A genome region from Carassius carassius chromosome 23, fCarCar2.1, whole genome shotgun sequence includes the following:
- the LOC132101539 gene encoding interleukin-34-like: protein MVQSECRLLRGLLGFICLLPVFICAEPDLCVSLKAIRENLNATLRRRFMKMNFPINYTIQVHYEEVFRLRNISRLNMSIDEPLQQRDLQDLWLWVSHQGIKRVLRVLPERHPTRTKYLSKLENLFRRFEEVYNQKNPREEERVLPERIDNIWDRLTDQYYEGWKSVTPKSILDNCYRTMLCLFKECFSKEDDNYDYCKVLNWSNGTKTT, encoded by the exons ATGGTCCAGTCTGAATGCCGGCTCCTCAGGGGGCTGCTGG GTTTTATTTGTCTACTACCAGTCTTCATTTGTGCAGAACCAGATCTCTGTGTATCTCTGAAAGCCATACGAGAAAACCTAAATGCAACCCTAAGGAGACGTTTTATG AAAATGAACTTTCCCATTAACTATACGATTCAAGTGCATTATGAAGAGGTATTCAGACTACGGAACATCAGCAGGCTG AATATGAGTATTGACGAGCCATTGCAACAGAGAGATCTGCAGGATTTGTGGCTTTGGGTTAGTCATCAGGGGATAAAGAGGGTTTTAAGGGTGCTGCCAGAGAGACATCCTACACGCACTAAATACCTCTCCAAACTGGAGAATCTCTTCAGACGTTTTGAGGAGGTTTATAACCAAAAGAATCCCAGAGAAGAAGAG AGAGTACTTCCAGAGAGAATAGACAACATCTGGGATCGCTTGACAGACCAATATTACGAGGGATGGAAGTCTGTTACACCCAAGTCAATTCTGGACAACTGTTATCGGACTATGCTTTGCCTGTTCAAAGAGTGCTTCTCAAAAGAGGATGACAATTATGATT ATTGTAAAGTCCTCAACTGGAGTAATGGGACGAAAACTACATAG